From the genome of Nicotiana tabacum cultivar K326 chromosome 17, ASM71507v2, whole genome shotgun sequence:
TTTCAATGGTTAGTTTAGTTACAAAAAGGAACTCTCAAGTCAAAATAACTATTGAAAACAGCATAGTTTCAAGGTATATACATACTTATATTGCAGCTCTTCTTTTCTTTGGCTGAAAAATGTTGTAACGTGGGAGATATATTGGATTCATTTGTATATTTAATAGGAAGGATACTTAGAAAAACCAGATAATGGAAAGGCTCTCTTAGTTGCTACACAAGAGAGACAAGTATAAAATGTGATGGAGTAGTATATAAGATTGGTAAAGaatgaggaaaaaggaaaaatgcTTTAGTAATGATTATGCACGAAAGTGGAGGATAAAACTTAAATTCTTAAAGCTAATATTAAtcattaagaaaaagaaaaaggtacaCAAGCTAGCTATCTTCGGCTTTTAGTAACAGTAGTCTCCAAAATTATACTAGTAACTTCTCGAAGTATGAAGTAAATGAGCTTCCATGCCTTTAACTTCCTAAAGCAGCACAATCTTTTGCAATAGCATTCGAGAAACAATTAGTGATGGTTAATGCCGGTGAACTTCATAACTTGTTTTTCTCTTTGCACATAGGATTTGGAGAGTACCTGTTGTCAATTGATTAGGTCGTTCAATAATGGGAAGAAAGCCGATCTTTGATCTTTTTCAATGCTGCTACAACTTCAGTCATGTTCATCCTTTCACAAGGAGATTTAGCTGTGCAATTCATGGCTAACTCCATAACTGATGCCACACATTGCAACTTTTCACTTATGTTTTCTTCATCTAGTGTTAGTAAGTCGGCATCTATGATTTGATCCAGCTTATCAGGAAGTGAACTATGCACGCAGCTTCGCAAATCCAACTCTCCCATGAACATTTCATCATTAGGTTTCTTCTTCGTAAAAGTTTCCAGCAACATGATACCATAACTATAAACATCAGACCTCTTCGATATAAGACCTTCCAGTCCATACTCTGAAAATGAAAATTAAATGTCAGTAATTAATTTATAATATGTTAATCAAAAACCTTGTTACACCTTAAATAAAAAACTCACCTGGGGCAATGTAACCAATTGTGGCAAAGGTTGTAGTATGAGCAATAGATTCTTCTTTTGTTAAGAGTTTTGCAATGCCAAAGTCAGTCAGGTGTCCCACCATGTCTTTATCAAGTAAGACGTTACTAGGCTTCAGATCACAGTGAATAACAGGTACCGGGTAACCATGATGGAGATATTCCAGAGCAGATGCAACATCAACCATGATATTCAGTCTTTGCTTTATGTTTAAAAAATACTCTCGAGAATATAGCAACTTGTCTAAGCTCTCATTTGGCATGTACTCAAGTACCAATGCTTTAAAATCCAACTTACAACAGCTGCTAATGATCTTGGTGAGATTTCTGTGACGAAGATTCCGCAAAATTTCACATTCTCTATCAAAGGTTTGAAATGTACCTTCCATCTGCACATTGAAAACTTTAACAGCTACTATCATCCCATCTGCCAATGTCCCTTTGTAAACAGAACCAAAACTTCCACTACCTAGCAAGTTATTTCCATTAAAGTCCTGAGTTGCTCTTTGAAGATCATAATAGGAAAATCTTTGTGGTGCTACATCTGGCAACCACTCATCATCAGCTTTGATTGTTTTACCTTGACGTCTCATCAACACGAAAACTATTACTGAAGCAAGGCCTACTAAAGCAATAACAGAAGAGACAACGACGATAAATATCACgattcttttctttgattttgcaTGACAGGCCTGGACATGCATTTGAGGGTTACCACATAATCCTTCGTTTGACACGAAAGACTGGTAAGGGAGATCAGCAAAAGGTCCTCCATTCGGAATTTCCCCGTGTAACCTATTGAATGAGACATTAAAGAAGTTTAGTTGCTTAAGTGCTTCTAATGACTTTGGAATAACACCAGACATATTATTATATGAAAGATCCAATGCTTCCAAATTTATCAGTTCTCCAAGTGTATCAGGAATAGATCCTTCAATCCTGTTATGAGCAAAAGACAGTTGAGTCAATTTCTGTAGACTTCCTAATGTATTAGGAATGTTGCCTGAGATTTGGTTCCAGGAAAGATCCAGAATTATTGCAGCCTTGAGGTTTCCAACTTCAAGTGGTAAAGAGCCATTGAAGATATTAGAAGACAAGTTCAGCTTCAAGATGTCTTTGAGGTTCCACAGACTTGAAGGTATGCCAGCGGTGAAGTTGTTGGAATCAAGATAAACCTCCCTTAGAGAAGTCACATCCCCCAAGCATCTAGGAATACTTCCCTGCATTTGATTTTGTGAAAGGTTTAACAAACCCAAGTTGGATAGCTCACACAAACCATTTGGGAAAGGACCACTTATTCTGTTTGCTCCAAGTGAAAACTGTTGAAGTTTTTTCAAAGAACTTATTGTCCTGGGGACAATGCCAGTCAAGTCATTGTCTTCCAGCTTCAAATAAgataaatttctcaaatttccGATTTCAATGGGAACATGACCCCTGATGTTACATCCATCTGCCTCAAATATTTGAAGAGAAGAAAGATTGCCGATGGACTTTGGAAGCATTGCATTTAGGGGATTGAGAGACAATATCAATTCTCTTAAGTGTTTACAATTGGCCAAAGGAGTAATAAAGCTCAGTGGTGAAGATTCACTAGTAAAGGAGTTGCCTTGCAAGTTGAGAATTTCAATAAGTCTTAAGTTTCCTAGAGAGTCAGGAACTGAACCTGTGAGTTCATTTGCACTGAGTTCAAGAATGGTAAGCTTAGACAAATTTGAGATAGAACTAGGTAAAAAGCCATTAATGTTGTTTGCACCTAGAAAAATTCGTTCAAGATTGGGTAATCCATGCCCTATAGTGGAGGGAAGATTACCTGAAATGTGGTTCTGTGTGAGTGAAATGGATACAAGACTTGACATATTGAAGATACTAGCAGGGATCGACCCACTAAAGGTATTGAAATCCAACTTAAGCTGCAGCAACTGTTGAAGGTTACCGATCTCATCTGGAAGTACACCTGCAAAATTCAGTAAGATTATTATCAGTAGAGGTATTTGAAGAACTGGAATTCTAATATCTTGTCTGATTAAATATTATTCAATACCTGTCAGGTTATTGACTCCCAGATCAAGTACGTTAAGCATATTCAAATTTCCGACCTCTCTTGGTAGAGGTCCTTCAAGCTTGTTGTCCCACATTGATAAAACTTGAAGTGATGAAATGTTGAATATGGTAAAAGGAATTGAGCCcgttaatttatttttttccatGCCCAATTGCTTCAAGTTATAAAGATGACCAATCTCATCAGGAATTGTGCCTGTCAAATTGTTAAGCagaaagatttaaaaaaaaaattcatgaacTGATTTAAGTAACGTTGCTGGATTAGAAGTAATTTAGCTCAAAATAAAACTAGAGCTGCCTCTGTACTCAATGCTACAAGTTGAGTTCTTTCCAGGGATaattggtaaaaaaaaaaaaaaaagatacctTGTAACTTGTTAAACCCAAGAGCTAAGATTTGCAACAGCTGTAATTTCCCAAGTTCTCTTGGAATTGCTCCAATCAAGTTATTTTGCAACAACAATAGGACTTGAAGTTCCGAGCACTCTGATATACTTCTTGGTATCTCTCCACTTAACATGTTGAAGTTAAGCCCAAGCCTTTGCAATCTTGGAAGGCGGCGACACAAATCAGATGGAAGATCGCCAGTTAAACCAGCATTTCTGAGATCCAAATATTCCAGTGTCGAGATGTTGAATATGGAGAGCACATTAGAGCCATTGAGCTTATTGAATCCAACGCTCAACCATTTCAAACTCTGAAGAGTGGCTATTCCTATAGGAATATTTCCTTCCAGATCGTTGTACCTCAGATTCAAGAATCCAAGATTCTTCATGTTTGAGATAGAAGAAGGAATGAACCCACTGAAACTATTGTTTTCAACGGCGAACATTTCAAGGTCTTGTAAGTCACCTAGAAATTTAGGAATTTCTCCAGTTAAGTTGTTGAAACTAAGATTAATGGCTCTCAATTTTTGCAAACGAGACAGCTCTGGTGGAAGTTCACCTTGGAAATTGTTGTAGCTTAGATCAagtgaaacaagaaaagaaaggttGCCAAGTTGTGGCGGGATGGTACCCGAAAAGCCCATATCTGAAACATTGAGTACAGTAACTCGTTGATGACGAGAGCCACAAGCGATCCCATTCCAGTTACAAACAGAGGTTGAAGAAGACCAGTTTGTTGAAAGAATGCGATAAGGGTCTGAAGTGATGTGGGCTTTCAACGCTAGAAGAGAAGTTTGATCAGTGCTGATATTCATGGCTAAGCATGTTGCTATAACgtgaaaaaataatgaaaatgccGGAAGCTGAGTTTTCTCGAGTAATGATATCCTCATTTTGTTTGAGCGAATGGGAGAAAATTGTTTACGATTATTGCAAAAAATGTAGTGGTACATTTAAATATTTAAAGTAAGGAGTCACATCCCAATTAGATAAGAGATGAGCAATTTCACATCACTTTGTTAGTATGGTCTCAATTGTAAATGTGAAAAGTGTGATGTCGCCATTTATATATCCATCGACGCCGGACATATTATATTCCCCTTGTTATGAGAAAAAGAATACTACTATTAAAATTTGTTGAAATAAAGAAGTCAAAACTCAATCCAAGTAGGGACAGCCACAAAATATATAAAGCTAGGCAAGTGGTATTAGCCCATAGTGGACTTTCCTTTACGTAGCCTGTGTGCTCTAACTGTGTACGTTGATTGTTGAATTCACGCTAGTCCGAACCAAAatatggttcttttggactcaaagaaccaAAATATGTGGAATAAAAACTTagtgatatttttatatataacgcccttttaaagggGTTATATATTAACGGTCGTTTGCCTAGTTAAGTATGTCGCTCTTTTAAAAGGCGCCATATTTGAACGCAAAAAAGTGGGAATGTATAGCGCCCTTTATTAAGACGTTATAGGACGTTATACATATATAAAGGTCGTCCCTTTCCCCTTTCCCACATAACAGAATCGCCCCTCCCCTCTCCCCCACCCCCAAATTAAAAATCCAACAGCGGTCCCCTCCCCCATTTTCAATCAAAAAAAGTCCGAGTGGAGCCCACCGATTCCACAAAAAGTATAGAT
Proteins encoded in this window:
- the LOC107778774 gene encoding uncharacterized protein LOC107778774, with protein sequence MYHYIFCNNRKQFSPIRSNKMRISLLEKTQLPAFSLFFHVIATCLAMNISTDQTSLLALKAHITSDPYRILSTNWSSSTSVCNWNGIACGSRHQRVTVLNVSDMGFSGTIPPQLGNLSFLVSLDLSYNNFQGELPPELSRLQKLRAINLSFNNLTGEIPKFLGDLQDLEMFAVENNSFSGFIPSSISNMKNLGFLNLRYNDLEGNIPIGIATLQSLKWLSVGFNKLNGSNVLSIFNISTLEYLDLRNAGLTGDLPSDLCRRLPRLQRLGLNFNMLSGEIPRSISECSELQVLLLLQNNLIGAIPRELGKLQLLQILALGFNKLQGTIPDEIGHLYNLKQLGMEKNKLTGSIPFTIFNISSLQVLSMWDNKLEGPLPREVGNLNMLNVLDLGVNNLTGVLPDEIGNLQQLLQLKLDFNTFSGSIPASIFNMSSLVSISLTQNHISGNLPSTIGHGLPNLERIFLGANNINGFLPSSISNLSKLTILELSANELTGSVPDSLGNLRLIEILNLQGNSFTSESSPLSFITPLANCKHLRELILSLNPLNAMLPKSIGNLSSLQIFEADGCNIRGHVPIEIGNLRNLSYLKLEDNDLTGIVPRTISSLKKLQQFSLGANRISGPFPNGLCELSNLGLLNLSQNQMQGSIPRCLGDVTSLREVYLDSNNFTAGIPSSLWNLKDILKLNLSSNIFNGSLPLEVGNLKAAIILDLSWNQISGNIPNTLGSLQKLTQLSFAHNRIEGSIPDTLGELINLEALDLSYNNMSGVIPKSLEALKQLNFFNVSFNRLHGEIPNGGPFADLPYQSFVSNEGLCGNPQMHVQACHAKSKKRIVIFIVVVSSVIALVGLASVIVFVLMRRQGKTIKADDEWLPDVAPQRFSYYDLQRATQDFNGNNLLGSGSFGSVYKGTLADGMIVAVKVFNVQMEGTFQTFDRECEILRNLRHRNLTKIISSCCKLDFKALVLEYMPNESLDKLLYSREYFLNIKQRLNIMVDVASALEYLHHGYPVPVIHCDLKPSNVLLDKDMVGHLTDFGIAKLLTKEESIAHTTTFATIGYIAPEYGLEGLISKRSDVYSYGIMLLETFTKKKPNDEMFMGELDLRSCVHSSLPDKLDQIIDADLLTLDEENISEKLQCVASVMELAMNCTAKSPCERMNMTEVVAALKKIKDRLSSHY